The Humulus lupulus chromosome 3, drHumLupu1.1, whole genome shotgun sequence genome window below encodes:
- the LOC133825550 gene encoding uncharacterized protein LOC133825550 — protein sequence MEANEHTKEILQGQPAKLLRYFPITPRFQRMFINEETISFLKWHSTNKRMDGKMSHSVDSEAWDAVNERWPDFSLEPYNLRLGISADGVNPYKNMSSTYSCWAIMLVVYNFPPSMCMKNEFTFLSMLFPGPKQPGNDIDVYLEPLIDELLELWKGVYTYDASTKKFFNLKAMLLWTINDFPTYGILAGYATKGKYGCPICGENSNVVWLKHSKKMSFCNHIRFLPQHHPYRKKKYTTTRARERAPQCPTILIGVEVAEQLSEFTNDFGKGRKRGHGSEFDKGWRKNILNTLLDCKGKSKDHYNSRLDLTEMGIMTHLYPYEEGITRLPAAAYTLSKSDKKLFCKRLFDLKLPYGYSSKISNCVDMENHKLTRLKSHDCHVIMQQFLVVAIRGLMDEGCIETILRFCRFFHELCQCVVDKEDIIKLELESAEIVYKLEEYFPPSFFDPMIHLVVHLAREFRLCGPVQFQWMYHFERYMKVLKGFVSNYARPEGCIANRYLDVECVRFCETFLKHNDNQDSTEIEENPLSAGEYFELDQGDISIAHRYVLFNSDIVAPFLNIHMDEMKEMHKIFEDNQTFLWNRHSEGFLLWFYDKFHKRGAEKTTQNSGVYVESHGIGQLNDTEEYFGVIKDIIMLDYHTFKVPLFWCDWANIRSGVKKLDYTLVNFNIGQNQSIRDPYVLASQVKKAFYARENEWSNWYIALKDSNRGCLGLE from the exons atggaagcGAATGAACACACAAAGGAGATTCTACAAGGGCAGCCTGcaaaattgttaagatattttcctattacaccaaggtttcaaaggatgttCATAAATGAAGAGACAATTTCATTCTTAAAGTGGCATTCAACTAATAAAAGAATGGATGGGAAAATGAGCCACTCggtagattcagaggcttgggatGCAGTTAATGAGAGATGGCCAGATTTTTCACTTGAACCGTACAACCTTCGACTAGGAATTTCTGCTGATGGGGTCAAcccttacaaaaatatgagttctacATATAGTTGTTGGGCAATAATGCTCGTTGTATACAATTTTCCACCTTCAATGTGCATGAAGAATGAATTCACATTTCTTTCTATGTTGTTTCCTGGACCAAAACAACCtgggaatgacatagatgttTATTTAGAGCCCTTAATAGATGAGTTACTAGAATTATGGAAAGGTGTGTATACATATGATGCTTCTACaaagaagttttttaatttaaaggCCATGCTGTTATGGACCATAAATGACTTTCCAACTTATGGAATCTTAGCTGGATATGCGACTAAAGGGAAGTATGGTTGTCCTATATGTGGAGAGAactcaaatgttgtttggttgaagcatagTAAGAAGATGTCTTTTTGCAATCATATTCGATTTCTTCCACAACATCACCCATATcgaaagaagaaatatacaactactagggcaagggaaagagcacCACAATGTCCAACAATATTAATAGGTGTTGAAGTAGCTGAGCAATTAAGTGAATTCACTAATGATTTTGGAAAGGGTAGAAAGAGGGGTCATGGTTCAGAGTTTGATAAAGGATGGAggaaaaa cattcTTAACACATTGTTGGATTgtaagggaaaatctaaagatcatTACAACTCGAGATTAGATTTGACAGAGATGGGCATTATGACTCATCTCTACCCATATGAAGAAGGAATTACTCGTCTTCCTGCTGCAGCTTACACTTTGTCAAAATCAGATAAGAAGTTGTTTTGTAAGAGActatttgacttgaaattgccTTATGGATATAGTTCTAAGATTAGCAATTGTGTAGATATGGAGAATCATAAGCTAACAAGACTTAAATCTCATGACTGTCATGTGATTATGCAGCAATTTTTAGTTGTTGCTATAAGGGGTTTAATGGATGAAGGATGCATAGAGACAATCCTTCGATTTTGTAGGTTTTTCCATGAATTGTGCCAATgtgtggttgataaggaggaTATTATAAAATTGGAATTAGAATCTGCAGAAATTGTCTACAAACTGGAAGAATATTTCCCaccttctttctttgatccaatgattcacttggttgtCCATTTAGCGCGAGAATTCAGACTTTGTGGTCCGGTTCAATTTCAatggatgtaccattttgagaggtatatgaaagtattgaaaggatttgtaTCAAATTATGCACGACCAGAAGGATGTATCGCAAATCGCTATCTTGATGTTGAATGTGTACGCTTTTGTGAGACCTTTTTGAAGCATaatgataatcaagatagtactgaaattgaagaaaatccactatcagCTGGAGAATACTTTGAACTTGACCAAGGGGATATATCAATAGCCCACCGGTATGTGTTATTCAACTCAGATATTGTGGCACCATTTCTCAATATCCATATGGATGAGATGAAAGAAATGCACAAAATATTTGAGGATAATCAAACTTTTCTTTGGAATCGACATTCTGAAGGGTTCCTCCTATGGTTTTATGACAAG TTTCATAAAAGAGGTGCTGAAAAAACTACTCAAAATAGCGGTGTATACGTGGAATCACATGGCATTGGGCAGTTGAATGATACAGAAGAGTATTTTGGAGTTATCAAGGATATAATAATGCTTGATTATCATACTTTTAAGGTGCCTTTATTTTGGTGCGATTGGGCAAATATTCGAAGTGGTGTTAAGAAGTTAGACTATAcccttgtaaattttaatatagggCAAAATCAGTCTATTAGGGATCCATATGTATTAGCATCTCAAGTTAAAAAGGCATTTTATGCAAGAGAGAATGAGTGGTCtaattggtatatagctttaaaagattcaaatagagggtgtttGGGGCTAGAATGA